A single region of the Biomaibacter acetigenes genome encodes:
- a CDS encoding DUF4044 domain-containing protein, protein MSGIMEFIAGTKDFFLQNGAIGLFILAFAEASFFPVPPDIVLIPLTIMSPARGLYYAAITSIASTLGGLFGYFIGIRAGRPILSRFVKENNIQKIEDMFACYGGWAVAVAGFTPIPYKVFTIASGVFRMNLTTFFIAALLSRSARFFMESAIIMAMGENAMVYINKLLGPGSFLLAVVALVIYIMVKKTRITIHFTPEKLPGYSFAKKTSEKYIVRFGEFGIYIIGGLITAGIFGMMFIKLVTEMLEKELGWLDRGVIEIFKSIQSPAIDVIVNAINVLQQPLALLVLLAAGLLWAEYLHKNAMYPAMILITFSGSFVIQWGLKSLFQRPRLLPLDHPLGFLAYSFPSGTALLFTAFLGFLAFLITKKAKSRHKITAAVIWLMLIAIMGASRIYLGMSYPTDILAGFLIGVVWLASCIVAIEAIEYYSR, encoded by the coding sequence ATGAGTGGAATCATGGAATTTATAGCAGGAACCAAAGACTTCTTTCTACAGAACGGAGCCATAGGGCTTTTTATTCTGGCCTTTGCGGAAGCTTCCTTTTTCCCTGTACCGCCTGACATAGTCCTGATTCCCCTGACTATTATGTCGCCGGCCAGGGGGCTTTACTATGCGGCCATAACATCCATTGCGTCTACATTGGGAGGCCTGTTCGGGTATTTTATAGGCATAAGGGCGGGAAGACCTATACTTTCGAGATTTGTAAAGGAAAACAACATTCAAAAAATAGAGGACATGTTTGCCTGCTACGGCGGATGGGCGGTGGCGGTGGCAGGTTTTACACCCATTCCCTATAAGGTTTTTACCATAGCCTCGGGAGTTTTTCGCATGAATCTAACCACCTTTTTCATAGCGGCACTTTTAAGCAGGAGCGCCAGATTTTTCATGGAAAGCGCCATAATAATGGCCATGGGAGAAAATGCCATGGTTTATATAAACAAACTGTTGGGACCGGGTTCTTTCCTGCTGGCGGTGGTGGCTCTGGTCATTTATATAATGGTTAAAAAGACCAGGATAACCATCCACTTCACACCGGAAAAATTACCGGGATATAGCTTTGCGAAAAAGACTTCGGAAAAATATATTGTAAGGTTCGGCGAGTTTGGCATTTACATCATCGGAGGCCTGATCACAGCGGGTATATTTGGCATGATGTTTATCAAACTTGTCACGGAAATGCTTGAAAAAGAGCTGGGGTGGTTGGACCGGGGGGTTATTGAAATCTTTAAATCAATTCAAAGTCCGGCCATAGATGTTATAGTAAACGCAATCAATGTTCTGCAGCAACCCCTGGCGCTTTTGGTACTGCTTGCAGCGGGCTTGCTATGGGCAGAATACTTACATAAAAATGCCATGTATCCTGCCATGATATTAATAACTTTTTCCGGGAGCTTTGTCATCCAGTGGGGACTGAAATCCCTATTTCAAAGGCCCAGGCTTTTACCGCTGGACCACCCTCTGGGTTTCCTGGCTTATAGTTTTCCCAGCGGTACGGCGCTGCTCTTCACGGCTTTTCTGGGCTTTTTAGCATTTTTAATCACCAAAAAAGCAAAAAGTCGGCATAAAATCACGGCAGCGGTTATCTGGCTCATGTTAATAGCCATTATGGGCGCAAGCCGCATATATCTGGGAATGAGCTATCCTACAGACATCCTGGCAGGATTCCTAATCGGTGTGGTATGGTTGGCAAGCTGTATAGTGGCCATTGAAGCCATAGAGTATTATTCTCGGTAA
- a CDS encoding efflux RND transporter periplasmic adaptor subunit — translation MQVKNRKMAYILLILMAVIIFSGCGQKPTATSEPEKVVAVRTAFSKVEDLAEYQSFPGKVQAAGEVSLSAKMGGKVEDILVKEGQEVKKGQVLIKLEQKDVESQVNQAQAAYNAASAQLDSLKNGQLPQQIAQLESAFNQAQANFKNAEENYNRMKNLLEQGAVSKQQFEGAELQYKVAKEQFESARTQLTLTKEKTAPESIFAAEAQVNQAKAALSAARAALDNTLITAPIDGTVGFINARVGQMLSPGMTVVTVGDLKKAEIEINVTEDRISALHIGQEAEVTVDSAGIPGIKGQIVSISPYKDPRTQVYPVKILVSNDSGLLKSGMFARVKLIVGFHQKVVTVPEDAVVSYDGNRLVYTVEKNVAKARQVETGAASMGKIIITKGLSAGQQIVVEGQDLLQDGVKVSVENRGDVK, via the coding sequence ATGCAGGTAAAGAATAGAAAAATGGCTTACATACTGCTCATCCTGATGGCAGTCATAATATTTTCGGGGTGCGGCCAGAAACCCACGGCCACTTCAGAGCCGGAGAAGGTAGTGGCTGTCAGGACCGCATTTTCGAAGGTAGAGGACCTGGCAGAGTACCAGTCATTCCCCGGAAAGGTGCAGGCCGCCGGGGAAGTAAGTCTTTCGGCGAAAATGGGAGGAAAGGTGGAGGATATACTGGTAAAGGAAGGCCAGGAGGTAAAAAAAGGCCAGGTGCTGATAAAGCTCGAGCAAAAGGATGTGGAATCCCAGGTAAATCAAGCCCAGGCCGCATATAATGCCGCATCGGCGCAGCTTGACAGCCTGAAAAACGGCCAGCTGCCCCAGCAGATCGCGCAGCTGGAATCGGCATTTAATCAGGCCCAGGCTAATTTTAAGAATGCCGAGGAAAATTACAACCGCATGAAAAACCTGCTGGAACAGGGAGCTGTTTCCAAACAGCAATTTGAAGGCGCCGAGCTTCAGTATAAAGTGGCAAAAGAACAGTTTGAATCAGCAAGAACCCAGCTCACGCTCACAAAGGAGAAAACAGCGCCGGAAAGCATCTTTGCTGCCGAAGCCCAGGTGAACCAGGCAAAAGCAGCGCTCTCCGCAGCCCGGGCAGCTCTTGACAACACCCTGATAACCGCCCCTATTGACGGGACCGTGGGATTTATCAACGCCCGGGTAGGCCAGATGCTCAGCCCCGGTATGACCGTGGTGACTGTGGGAGATCTAAAAAAGGCCGAGATTGAGATAAATGTCACCGAAGACAGGATTAGCGCTTTACATATAGGCCAGGAGGCCGAAGTCACCGTAGATTCTGCCGGGATTCCGGGAATAAAAGGACAGATTGTCAGTATAAGTCCTTATAAAGACCCCAGGACTCAGGTATATCCTGTAAAAATATTGGTATCCAACGACAGTGGGCTTTTAAAATCGGGTATGTTCGCCAGGGTAAAGCTGATAGTGGGTTTTCATCAAAAAGTGGTAACGGTGCCCGAAGATGCGGTGGTGTCCTATGACGGCAACAGGCTTGTATATACGGTGGAGAAAAATGTGGCAAAGGCCCGTCAGGTAGAAACCGGAGCCGCATCCATGGGAAAGATAATAATAACAAAAGGGCTGTCGGCGGGACAGCAGATCGTGGTAGAAGGCCAGGACCTGCTGCAGGATGGCGTAAAAGTTTCTGTTGAGAACCGGGGTGACGTGAAATGA
- a CDS encoding efflux RND transporter permease subunit, which translates to MNLASFSIKRPVTMLMIIAIMLVLGFISFTRLGIDLFPNFVYPGAVVITEYKGASPQEVESMITQPLEQMLSTISNVKNIQSFSSEGNSTVFVEFNWGTDMDMAALDMREQVDFIKPFLPEGAKSPMVIKFDPSMMPVMQLALYGGNDIVQLKNIADDVITKRLLRLEGVASVNVVGGLEREIDINVDPDKLAFYGLSMQQIARTLQAENMNLPGGTVSQGKKDYLIRTTAQFKDISEIENLPIPLPQGGTISLKNLAEIKDTHKEVSTIARFNGKPSITLMIRKQSSYNTVQVANRIKAEMEKIKKVVPVGIGYVPVLDQAEFIEKSIGNVTSNAITGALLAVMVLYLFLRNLRTTVIIALSIPISIIATFVLIYFNHLTLNMMSLGGLALGVGMLVDNSIVVLENIFRHRQEGEEAITAAISGTNEVSMAVTASTLTTIAVFLPIIFVQGITAQFFKELALTVTFSLLSSLAAALTVVPLFSSRLIQATGAAGGSTIRGAAGNGLFRIINISLDSFSRFYERTEKNYGRLLKWSLSHRKLVVIFAAVLFILSIVLIPLIGTEFLPQSDTGMITVSVKMPDGTNLDETDKFVSQIEQKLKGIKEIDGVLANVGSSTSYLEDSSQQSKNVANIAVVLKSLSERKRSSQDLAEEIRKITGRMPGAEVKVDTMSSMDFGGGGTLKPISISIKGDDFDKLKEISDRVVDIVKSVPGTREVESSLERGKPELDIKVDRDKAALYGLSTSQVAQAVNSAVAGSTATKYKVGGDEVDVVIKAQKNLIDDISKVRNLLIPSPSGALITLGDVARVEKSIGPVTIDRDDQTRVVTITGDVVGRAAGTVNNEIQKKLAAISLPEGYSFKMGGEQEQMMESFRDLFLAFILAVILVYMVMAAQFESLSQPLGIMFTVPLAIIGVVFALLVTRRHLNMPAFIGIIMLAGIVVNNAIVLVDFINQLRHKGMSREEAIIKAGPLRLRPILMTTLTTVLGLFPLALGLGEGGELRAPMATAVIGGLTFSTLLTLVVIPVIYTILEDIGSIWKRIRIGRRRRAVTAEKSR; encoded by the coding sequence ATGAATCTGGCTAGTTTTTCCATAAAACGCCCTGTGACCATGCTCATGATTATAGCCATAATGCTAGTGCTGGGCTTTATTTCGTTCACCAGGCTCGGTATAGACCTGTTTCCAAATTTCGTATACCCCGGGGCGGTGGTGATAACCGAATACAAAGGAGCGTCCCCTCAGGAAGTGGAAAGTATGATAACACAACCCCTGGAACAAATGCTGTCCACTATCAGTAATGTAAAAAATATCCAGTCCTTCAGCAGCGAGGGGAATTCTACGGTATTTGTTGAATTCAACTGGGGAACCGATATGGATATGGCGGCCCTGGACATGAGAGAACAGGTAGATTTCATAAAGCCCTTCCTTCCCGAAGGTGCAAAATCACCCATGGTCATAAAATTTGATCCTTCCATGATGCCGGTGATGCAACTGGCCCTTTACGGGGGAAATGACATAGTTCAGTTAAAAAACATCGCCGATGATGTCATCACCAAAAGGCTTTTGAGGCTGGAAGGCGTGGCCTCGGTAAATGTGGTGGGCGGTCTGGAAAGGGAAATAGATATCAATGTTGACCCAGATAAGCTGGCTTTTTACGGGCTTTCCATGCAGCAGATAGCCAGGACATTGCAGGCGGAGAACATGAACCTCCCCGGCGGCACCGTATCTCAGGGGAAAAAAGACTATCTTATCAGGACCACCGCTCAATTTAAAGACATATCCGAGATAGAAAACCTTCCCATACCCCTGCCCCAGGGAGGAACTATTTCCCTGAAGAACCTGGCAGAGATTAAAGATACTCATAAAGAGGTTTCCACCATAGCAAGGTTCAATGGCAAACCCAGCATAACGCTGATGATACGCAAACAGAGCAGTTACAACACCGTACAGGTGGCCAACAGGATAAAGGCGGAAATGGAAAAGATAAAAAAGGTGGTGCCCGTGGGAATAGGATATGTGCCGGTGCTGGACCAGGCGGAATTCATCGAAAAGTCCATAGGTAACGTCACCAGCAATGCCATAACGGGCGCCCTGCTTGCTGTAATGGTGCTTTACCTTTTTCTAAGGAATCTGCGAACCACTGTGATAATTGCACTATCCATCCCGATTTCCATTATAGCCACCTTTGTGCTTATTTATTTCAACCATCTTACCTTGAATATGATGTCACTGGGAGGTTTGGCTCTGGGCGTGGGCATGCTGGTGGATAACTCTATAGTGGTGCTGGAAAATATTTTCAGGCACCGCCAGGAAGGTGAGGAGGCCATTACGGCTGCCATTTCCGGCACCAATGAAGTGAGCATGGCGGTGACCGCGTCCACACTGACTACGATAGCGGTGTTCCTGCCCATTATATTTGTTCAGGGCATAACGGCCCAATTCTTTAAGGAGCTGGCTCTGACGGTAACCTTTTCACTGCTGTCATCCCTGGCAGCAGCCCTGACGGTAGTGCCGCTGTTTTCATCCAGACTAATTCAGGCGACCGGGGCTGCGGGAGGAAGTACAATTCGGGGCGCCGCCGGAAATGGTTTATTTCGGATAATAAATATTTCCCTGGATTCATTTTCAAGATTTTATGAAAGAACCGAGAAAAATTATGGCAGATTGCTGAAATGGTCGCTATCTCACAGAAAACTTGTAGTGATATTTGCTGCGGTGCTATTTATCCTGAGCATTGTGCTCATTCCCCTGATTGGAACGGAGTTTTTACCCCAATCCGATACCGGAATGATAACCGTATCTGTAAAAATGCCCGATGGTACGAACCTTGACGAGACAGACAAATTTGTTTCACAGATAGAGCAAAAGCTAAAAGGGATTAAGGAGATAGATGGAGTTCTTGCCAATGTGGGCTCGTCTACATCATATCTGGAGGACAGCAGCCAGCAAAGCAAGAATGTTGCAAACATAGCTGTTGTGCTTAAGTCCCTGTCAGAGAGGAAGCGAAGCTCCCAGGATCTAGCTGAAGAGATAAGGAAAATAACAGGGAGGATGCCGGGAGCAGAGGTAAAGGTTGATACCATGAGCAGTATGGATTTCGGGGGTGGAGGCACACTGAAGCCCATCTCCATTTCCATCAAAGGCGATGATTTTGATAAATTAAAAGAGATTAGCGACCGTGTTGTGGATATAGTAAAATCCGTGCCCGGAACCCGGGAGGTGGAAAGCAGTCTGGAGCGCGGAAAGCCGGAACTGGACATTAAAGTGGACCGGGATAAAGCAGCCCTTTACGGCCTTTCTACAAGCCAGGTAGCTCAGGCGGTGAACTCGGCGGTGGCCGGCAGTACTGCCACCAAGTATAAGGTGGGCGGTGATGAAGTAGATGTGGTGATAAAAGCTCAGAAAAACCTCATCGATGATATTAGTAAGGTGAGAAACCTTTTGATACCGAGCCCGTCGGGGGCCCTGATAACCCTTGGCGATGTTGCCAGAGTGGAAAAGAGTATTGGCCCTGTAACCATAGACAGGGATGACCAGACCAGGGTGGTTACCATAACCGGTGATGTGGTGGGAAGAGCCGCAGGAACCGTAAACAATGAGATTCAGAAAAAACTTGCTGCCATCAGTCTGCCTGAAGGTTACAGCTTTAAGATGGGCGGAGAGCAGGAGCAAATGATGGAATCCTTCCGGGACCTGTTCCTGGCCTTTATACTGGCTGTGATACTGGTATATATGGTTATGGCAGCCCAGTTTGAATCACTATCACAGCCTTTAGGCATTATGTTTACGGTACCTCTGGCCATTATCGGCGTTGTATTTGCCCTGCTGGTAACCCGAAGGCATCTAAACATGCCGGCCTTCATCGGTATAATCATGCTGGCGGGCATTGTGGTCAACAACGCCATAGTACTGGTAGATTTTATAAATCAATTGAGGCATAAGGGCATGAGCAGGGAAGAGGCCATTATAAAAGCTGGGCCCTTAAGATTGCGACCCATACTCATGACAACTCTGACGACCGTACTGGGTCTCTTTCCCCTGGCGCTTGGTCTGGGTGAAGGCGGGGAACTTCGGGCCCCCATGGCCACTGCCGTTATCGGCGGCCTGACCTTTTCAACACTCCTGACCCTTGTAGTAATACCTGTGATATATACTATACTGGAGGATATCGGAAGCATATGGAAAAGGATACGCATCGGAAGGCGTCGCAGGGCAGTAACGGCCGAAAAATCCCGATAG
- a CDS encoding TolC family protein, protein MVNLIKKQKLVLISVIITSLVATGFAFAQGEKKAEEPQVIKLSLADALKMAEENNPQVALSKLAVEKAELAQKELKYREKKDKESEEESNNAPSLGLPQIDMFKISTSDFDYKYNMEMGKKNAEFGLKMAQAGVEATLRNIRFGVEAAYYGALAARDNVKIAQDALKRQEELLKIAEVKLKAGMIAKRDLMDAQVQVARAQAAVSTAELGKQKAYINFKKLLNIDLEKEIELTDAFDYKPAENAVDLNKLIEDAQQKRMDIVEAQGKLDIAQLDFDLTSKVYPSNTFKYKEKEYALQEAKMNLENTKQDVEAEVREILLDLQEAVANIPVLDKSVEMAKESLRLAKLSFEAGMMRRVDVSQAEETLKQVELQRNQAICNYNLAKIRLENVVYIPVSGGISTGAGSTSTPGGFPSQNELQNTGSATGGALY, encoded by the coding sequence ATGGTCAACTTAATAAAGAAACAAAAGCTGGTTTTGATTTCGGTAATCATAACATCGCTCGTGGCTACGGGTTTTGCCTTTGCTCAGGGGGAGAAAAAGGCTGAAGAGCCGCAAGTAATTAAACTTTCTCTTGCCGATGCATTGAAGATGGCGGAGGAGAACAATCCCCAGGTGGCGCTGTCAAAGCTGGCAGTGGAAAAGGCGGAACTGGCGCAAAAAGAATTGAAGTATAGAGAGAAAAAAGATAAAGAAAGCGAAGAAGAGAGTAATAATGCACCGTCATTGGGCCTACCGCAAATAGATATGTTTAAAATAAGCACCTCGGACTTTGATTATAAATATAACATGGAAATGGGCAAGAAAAATGCCGAGTTTGGCCTCAAGATGGCGCAGGCGGGTGTTGAAGCCACTTTAAGGAATATCCGGTTTGGGGTCGAGGCCGCTTATTACGGAGCCCTGGCTGCAAGGGACAATGTGAAAATAGCACAGGATGCCCTTAAAAGGCAGGAGGAATTGTTGAAAATTGCGGAAGTCAAACTTAAAGCCGGCATGATAGCAAAAAGGGACCTGATGGATGCCCAGGTGCAGGTAGCCAGGGCTCAAGCGGCGGTATCCACGGCGGAGTTGGGTAAGCAAAAGGCTTACATCAACTTTAAAAAGCTTTTGAACATAGACCTTGAAAAAGAAATAGAACTTACGGATGCCTTTGATTACAAGCCTGCGGAAAATGCTGTAGACCTCAACAAGCTGATTGAGGATGCACAGCAAAAAAGAATGGACATAGTTGAAGCTCAAGGTAAGCTAGATATTGCGCAGCTGGACTTTGACCTGACAAGCAAGGTGTATCCATCAAACACATTCAAATATAAGGAAAAAGAATATGCCCTTCAGGAAGCAAAGATGAATCTGGAAAATACCAAACAGGATGTTGAAGCCGAAGTAAGAGAGATTTTGCTTGACCTGCAGGAAGCCGTGGCAAATATCCCGGTGCTGGATAAATCCGTTGAGATGGCAAAAGAAAGCCTGCGCCTGGCAAAATTGAGCTTCGAAGCCGGGATGATGCGAAGAGTGGATGTGTCGCAGGCGGAGGAAACGCTGAAACAGGTGGAGCTTCAGAGGAATCAGGCAATTTGCAATTATAATCTGGCGAAGATAAGGCTCGAAAATGTAGTATATATTCCGGTATCAGGCGGCATTTCCACCGGCGCTGGTAGTACATCCACTCCGGGAGGGTTCCCCTCTCAAAACGAACTACAAAATACGGGGTCAGCCACAGGAGGAGCACTGTATTAA
- a CDS encoding TetR/AcrR family transcriptional regulator: METESRFRERKTERYEEIIEAAFEVFIKKGFHQTKMEEIAQKAGIGKGTIYEYFPGKKELFCGMVKQCMTWYYDSIKQSVEEGGDFKQKLENMMDTHMKFATHARSLANLMFHDFAYISRDLHMWIIEGQKKMVKLVEDVLQQGVDEGRLRHVDLHLAAVMFLTSWRIFFAETVFNDNDDTELSLEKMKEKALDILLNGILKKM, translated from the coding sequence ATGGAAACCGAAAGCAGATTTAGAGAAAGAAAAACTGAAAGGTATGAAGAAATTATCGAAGCAGCTTTTGAAGTATTTATAAAGAAAGGCTTTCACCAGACAAAAATGGAGGAGATTGCCCAGAAGGCGGGCATCGGAAAAGGCACCATATACGAATACTTTCCGGGCAAAAAAGAGCTTTTCTGCGGCATGGTGAAACAATGCATGACATGGTATTACGACTCCATAAAGCAAAGTGTGGAAGAGGGCGGAGATTTCAAGCAAAAACTTGAAAATATGATGGACACCCATATGAAATTTGCCACTCATGCTAGAAGCCTGGCGAACCTCATGTTCCATGACTTTGCATATATCAGCCGTGACCTTCACATGTGGATTATAGAAGGGCAGAAAAAAATGGTCAAGCTGGTGGAAGATGTTTTACAGCAGGGTGTTGACGAAGGCAGGCTGCGCCATGTTGATTTACACCTGGCGGCGGTGATGTTTCTGACTTCCTGGAGAATATTTTTTGCTGAGACTGTCTTTAATGATAATGATGATACTGAACTTTCTCTGGAAAAAATGAAAGAAAAAGCCCTGGACATTTTATTAAACGGCATATTGAAGAAAATGTAG
- a CDS encoding S-layer homology domain-containing protein, translating into MKKITARLTVMLLVMLMALTMVVPAAFAKGAEGKNFKGNLQGKAQWKMGFSDVDETLDWARMAIDKMYAKGIFKGYPGDVFKPRNNISNLEAIVIALRIMGWEEEVDGVKVLPNSVKNLQVPWLKGYYYIALAVQKGLVKPDELKGFNPNAPAKRYEVARYVVRALGKEAEAREHMKDKLSFKDAKAIPKDAVGYVYVITDLGLMKGDDKGLFKPQNPITRAEMAVLVNRLDGTLEPEDKNELVGTVEDVNIEELTITIKNSFGEKTYDVLKNTPVYIDGKYRDMEDLNEGDRVELVLNDDGDVVFIQVLEKNEEPITVSARGLVTDVDEDDKTVSLFTYVKDNDKGFVGILEKNNVEGWHYELSTEAGTFALIGDTDGLEDYVGKRIVVVGTLKAQASIYMRGDLIEVEDFYPVKTSNVVTFRVNEDTEITVDGKTAELSDIEPGDMAEVKAQDGTALEIKVYSFRDRIQDRERERKEIKDGKLKGEVVSLTLRTQWEITVENEDGIYTFVLDSDVDLDNIDKISDIKAGMEIELRIKNGKVTEIKAEE; encoded by the coding sequence ATGAAGAAAATAACCGCGAGACTCACAGTCATGCTACTGGTAATGCTGATGGCTCTGACAATGGTGGTACCTGCCGCCTTTGCCAAAGGCGCCGAGGGAAAAAACTTCAAGGGTAACCTTCAGGGCAAAGCTCAATGGAAAATGGGTTTTTCGGATGTGGATGAGACCCTGGACTGGGCGAGAATGGCCATTGACAAAATGTATGCAAAAGGGATTTTCAAAGGCTATCCAGGAGATGTATTTAAACCTAGAAACAATATATCCAACCTGGAAGCCATTGTGATTGCCCTGAGAATCATGGGATGGGAGGAAGAAGTAGATGGAGTCAAAGTCCTTCCCAATTCAGTTAAGAACCTTCAGGTGCCGTGGTTAAAGGGATATTACTATATTGCGCTGGCAGTTCAAAAGGGCCTGGTGAAGCCCGATGAATTGAAAGGTTTCAACCCCAACGCTCCCGCAAAAAGATATGAGGTAGCAAGATATGTGGTAAGGGCCCTGGGTAAAGAAGCTGAAGCCCGGGAACATATGAAGGATAAGCTGTCCTTCAAGGATGCCAAAGCAATTCCCAAAGATGCCGTAGGATATGTATATGTGATAACAGATCTGGGTTTGATGAAAGGTGACGACAAAGGACTATTCAAACCCCAAAATCCTATCACACGGGCGGAAATGGCAGTGCTCGTCAACAGGCTTGACGGCACTCTGGAACCGGAAGACAAAAACGAACTGGTAGGCACTGTGGAAGATGTAAACATTGAGGAGCTGACCATAACCATAAAAAACAGTTTCGGCGAAAAGACCTATGATGTATTAAAAAATACGCCGGTTTACATCGATGGAAAGTACAGGGATATGGAAGATTTAAACGAGGGAGACAGAGTGGAACTGGTGCTGAATGACGACGGCGATGTGGTGTTTATTCAGGTGCTTGAAAAGAACGAAGAGCCAATCACTGTAAGCGCCAGGGGCCTTGTCACCGATGTGGATGAAGATGACAAAACCGTGTCACTGTTCACCTATGTTAAAGATAATGATAAGGGATTTGTGGGGATTCTGGAAAAGAATAATGTAGAAGGATGGCACTATGAACTTTCCACAGAAGCCGGCACCTTCGCACTCATCGGAGATACCGACGGATTGGAAGACTATGTGGGTAAAAGAATAGTTGTGGTGGGCACATTGAAAGCCCAGGCTTCCATATACATGAGGGGAGACCTCATAGAAGTGGAAGACTTTTACCCCGTAAAGACATCAAATGTGGTGACATTCAGGGTAAATGAAGACACCGAGATTACCGTCGATGGAAAAACAGCAGAGCTTTCTGACATAGAACCAGGCGACATGGCGGAGGTTAAAGCCCAGGATGGAACAGCCCTTGAGATTAAAGTTTACAGTTTCCGGGATAGAATACAGGACCGGGAAAGGGAAAGAAAAGAGATAAAAGATGGCAAATTAAAAGGAGAAGTAGTATCTCTCACACTCAGAACACAATGGGAGATAACCGTTGAAAATGAAGACGGGATATACACATTTGTACTGGACAGCGATGTAGACCTGGACAATATAGATAAAATTTCAGATATAAAGGCGGGCATGGAAATAGAACTGAGGATAAAGAACGGCAAAGTTACAGAGATAAAAGCCGAAGAATAA